The following nucleotide sequence is from Bradyrhizobium roseum.
GAAATCATATCACTGGATTCATCACAGGCGAACTGGGATCTGGACGACACCGCGGGCCGGTCGCCGGCCGAAACCAGAATGGAGTGACACAAAATGTTCAGATCGAACCGCTGGCGGCGCCTGGCGCTGAAGGCCGCACTCGCCATGCCGCTCTCGGCTAGCGCCGCAGGCCAACCCATGCCGGCGAATTCCGAGCAGGAACTCACCGATCTCGTCCGCACGAGCGAGGCGCGGGCTTCGGCGTTCATGCGCGGCGACATGGAAAAATGGTCCAGCATGACCCGCATTGCCGACGATTTTACGCTGATGCAGCCGTTTGGCGGCGAAGCCAGCCGGGGTTTTGACATGTCGCCCGAGCGGCTGGCACGGCTTGCGCGTTATTTCAGGAACGGCGATGCCAAGGTCGACCTCGTCCAGTCCTATGCGTCGGGCGATCTGGTCGTCCTTGCCGTGATCGAGCGGCAGCACGGCGAGGTCGGCGGCCTGCCCGACCAGGACTGGTCGCTGCGGGTGACGCTGGTTTATCGCCGGCAAGGCGCGGAGTGGTGGCTGGTTCACCGCCATGCCGACCCGCTGGTGCGCAACATTGGGCTCGAGACCTCGGCCGCATTGGCCCGCGGCGCAAGCCCTGGAACGCAGTAGGCGGTTCAGACCGGAATCAAAGCCGGCTCCGCTGCCGCGGTTTACGGATTCCAGCTCAGCAGCGGGGCGCCGAATGCCCGCCTCCACACCGACAGGAAACGAGGAAACCAGGAATGCGCGACGGCGCCTTGATAGGCCCAGGTCTGGTACTTCTGGCCCGTCTCCGACAAGAGCTCCTGATATCCACCGTGCGTTTCCGTCGCGGTGCGAATGTCCTGCAGGATATCGCGGGCGCCGGCGCGGTACCTGTCGGTGCCGGAACATTCGTCGTAGTCGAGCATGCGATCGGCGAATTCGACGTTGAACGTCGGCCAGCAGGAACGGCCCTGGTAGGCTGGTGCTGCGATCTTGTGGATCATCTTGCTCTGCGGATTACCCAAAGATACCAGGAAATGAGACGTGTCGCGAATTCGAAAGCGCGGCTCGTCCAGGATCAGATCGGTCGTGGCGGCGAACAGCGCACGTTCACTCGGCTCGGTCAGGTCCCAAAATCCTTCGTGCACATTGACGAAATCGAGCGCAATGCCGTTCGCCGCCTCGCCCTCGGCATCCAGGGCGTGCCTGATATGGCCATGCCTGCCGAACAAATCGAGCAGTTCCTTCTTGTATTGCGGCAGCCCGCGCCCGAGCAATCCTTCCAGCCCGGTCCGGTCAATCACCCCCAGCCGTATGCCGCGCACGAAAGTTGCGTAGACGCACGCGTTGGTGACGAAGCGCCGGCGCTCGGCGCGGGTATCGGTCGCGGCGGAACGAGGTGCGGTAACGTCGCACAGCAGGGCCGAGAGGCCGTCCTGTTCGAACGGCTGCAACGCGCTGGCGAGTTCAGATATCGCGCGCTTCAAATCCTCGCGATACTCGGCAACCAGCAAGCGGCCCGCGTGCGCGCCCTGCGACATCGCCAGATACGAAGATTTCCTCTGGTCCGCCCGCAGGATCTGTTCCAGGCCTGCGAGGATACCCAGCAGCGTATCTGACGGTTGCGAGAAGTAGTTGACGCCGATGTAGCGGTCACCTCCGGCAGGAACGATCGTCGTCGTGACGACATTGGCCCGAACGGCCTCCAGCAACAGGTGGACGCTCTTTTCCAGCAACCGAACCCTGCGAACGGCATCCGCGGAATCGATAATGGTCTCGGGATCGAGAACGTCGGGATAGAACCAGGCAAAGTCCCGCGGGTAATAGGCGGATGCGTGCGGCGCGCCCGTGACCAGAAAGGCTTCCTGCGGCGAGAAGGCGCTGTCCATCGAGTGCCGGTACAACGCTTCGATCCCACCCGACAGGTGGGATTTTCGCAAAAACCGGTCACCGAGAAAATTGACGGCCTGAATTCCGTTGGCGACCCAGGTCGCCACCGCCCCCTGGTAAAATCGGTAGTCGCGGCGAGATGAAATTGGAATATTTGGAATATGACGATTCATGGCTTGGATCGACGATGTCCGGCGGTGATGAGTAGCAGTTCTTACAACAGACATCGTAGATTCGTCTTTCGGTCAGATGAACCGCGATGTCATGATACCGTCACAAATGGACGTCGCGTTTGGCTCCGCCCGCGATCAGGCCGTTGGCTGGAAATTCTCGATGAATCGGAGCAGCACCCGCGCGCCGGCATCGGCGTCGGCGGCTTCGACATGCTCGGCCGGGTGATGGCTGATGCCACCGCGGCAGCGGACGAACAGCATCGCGACGTCTGATATGTCGATCATCGCCATGCCGTCGTGGCCCGCGCCGCTCGGCAGTTCGAAGACACGATAGCCTTCTCCAGCAACCGCTTCCGCCACCTGCTTTTTCAGCCACGACGCGCAGGGTACGGTGCGGTTCTCGTGCGTGACGTCGATCTGCAGCGCGAGATCCCGCCGCTTCGCGATGGCCTCGATCTGTCGCACGATTTCCGCCACCGCCAGTTTGCGATGGGCGTCCGCCGGCGCGCGAATGTCCAACGTGAACGAGACCCTTCCCGGAATGACATTGGTCGCACCGGGCAGCGCGGTGATGGCGCCGACGGTGCCGACCAGGCCAGCATCGTCCGTCTTGCAAAATTCCTCGACCGCCACGATGCATTCGGCGGCACCCGCCAGCGCGTCGCGCCGCAGCGCCATCGGCACCGTCCCGGCGTGACCCGCCATGCCGGTGAGGCTCGCCGCCAGCCGCGTGGCGCCCGATATTGCCGTCACCACGCCAACGGGAAGATTTTGCTGTTCCAGCACCGGCCCCTGCTCGATATGCAGCTCGACATAGGCATGCAGTTCGCGGCGGGCCCGCGCCGCCGCGCCGATATGCTCCGGGTCGAGCCCGAACCGCACCATCGCCTCGCGCATGGTGAGTCCATCGGCATCGCGCGTATTGAGCACGCTCTCGTCAAACGTGCCGGCGACCGCCCGGCTGCCGAGCAAGGTGGAAGCAAACCGCACGCCCTCCTCATCGGCAAAGCCCGCAACTTCGATCGCAAAGGGCAACCGCACGCCGCGCCGGCTCAGGTCGGCGACGCAGGCGATGGCGGTGACGATCCCGAGCGGGCCGTCCCATTTGCCGGCGTCGCGTACGGTGTCGTAATGCGATCCCAGCATCAGGCACGGCAGCCCCGGACGGTCGCCTTCGTAACGGCCGCAGACATTGCCGATGGCGTCGAGATGCGCGGCCATGCCGGCGTCTCTCATCCACGACATCAGGAGATCGGCCGCGATGCGGTGCTCGGGCGACAGGAAAACCCGCGCCAGATTGTCCGGCGTCTCCGAAATCGCCCCAAGCTGATGGATCCGGCTGACGATTTCATCGCCGAGCCGTGATCCCGTGGTCGCCTTATCGCTCATGCCGCTCCGTCAGCGCGCGTCGATCGGCGCTTCTCGATGGATGG
It contains:
- a CDS encoding YybH family protein, whose amino-acid sequence is MFRSNRWRRLALKAALAMPLSASAAGQPMPANSEQELTDLVRTSEARASAFMRGDMEKWSSMTRIADDFTLMQPFGGEASRGFDMSPERLARLARYFRNGDAKVDLVQSYASGDLVVLAVIERQHGEVGGLPDQDWSLRVTLVYRRQGAEWWLVHRHADPLVRNIGLETSAALARGASPGTQ
- a CDS encoding allantoate amidohydrolase, with amino-acid sequence MSDKATTGSRLGDEIVSRIHQLGAISETPDNLARVFLSPEHRIAADLLMSWMRDAGMAAHLDAIGNVCGRYEGDRPGLPCLMLGSHYDTVRDAGKWDGPLGIVTAIACVADLSRRGVRLPFAIEVAGFADEEGVRFASTLLGSRAVAGTFDESVLNTRDADGLTMREAMVRFGLDPEHIGAAARARRELHAYVELHIEQGPVLEQQNLPVGVVTAISGATRLAASLTGMAGHAGTVPMALRRDALAGAAECIVAVEEFCKTDDAGLVGTVGAITALPGATNVIPGRVSFTLDIRAPADAHRKLAVAEIVRQIEAIAKRRDLALQIDVTHENRTVPCASWLKKQVAEAVAGEGYRVFELPSGAGHDGMAMIDISDVAMLFVRCRGGISHHPAEHVEAADADAGARVLLRFIENFQPTA